A genomic window from Phragmitibacter flavus includes:
- a CDS encoding beta strand repeat-containing protein produces the protein MVRSTHHFLLAVTMLFLISGADLALGQTTRTWNGATADLNTAANWTPSGLVADGDPIRFDGGGANDSPTFDSSFQGSTGIGMGNITVTSGQTDPLNITNTGAANLIFRLANGAGIAIESGAGATSFGGGGNAFLLVLGSGTGIHSADFLNNSVNTALFNSNVTLVSGGTTTQTAAFAGTGNWTIAGPVTNNIAITKSGTGTLELNGTNNYSGLTTITGGTLKAGSSSALGSTAAGTIIEANGTLDINGQNLQGEAITVAGTITNTGATQSNALRNVTLSGNATLTGTSRWDIRGGGGTLNLAGFTAEKTGINTVAIVDSAISAGNITITAGTLSLTRSTWTSGLLTVNSTGIALFENNSTGTYSMNVALSGGTMRTIGSNTVLSGPIALTGTNTVAVATGIVQTLSGPVSGAGAITKTEAGTLVLSGTNSHSGGTIIGPGTNGILRVTNTAGLGTGAVTVNGGILELLNNGAGNNGTITHTNNVIINSGNNSTIHVGNNGANTGNTIVIGNTSFNLGNSTLNVTGANDYQLRINALLTGGGSAGTAVLNPTTANIIVGNYTNGSVARTLQLGGTSTGNIIQGNMANGGGTGVVTIHKTDNSTWSLNGNNTFSGGTSITAGTLLANNTGSTSATGTGAITLASGAILGGSGRVAPTGTNGISIQGTISPGTPGVLDGIGTFTLAPATGNATFAATGAVIFQLKSNGTNGLDITLDSLGNIATLGGTYNGTGADRLIFDATGTGLLDLTGASDGSFNVVFASGYTPMLGDAFDLLDWDNALGIDTRLLNLQSLTGYDPTWVWDDSRFVSDGVIAITTVVPEPGRAMLLIAGLAALITRRRRQVAPLQFHSAA, from the coding sequence ATGGTCCGCTCCACACACCATTTCCTCCTCGCGGTCACCATGCTCTTCCTCATCTCAGGTGCCGATCTGGCACTTGGACAAACCACCCGCACTTGGAACGGTGCCACCGCCGATCTCAACACTGCCGCCAACTGGACCCCATCCGGCCTTGTGGCTGATGGCGATCCCATCCGCTTCGATGGCGGCGGCGCCAACGACTCTCCCACCTTCGACAGCAGTTTTCAAGGTTCCACCGGCATCGGCATGGGCAACATCACTGTCACCTCCGGGCAGACTGATCCCCTCAACATCACCAACACCGGGGCCGCAAACTTGATCTTTCGTCTCGCCAATGGTGCTGGAATCGCCATTGAATCCGGAGCCGGTGCGACCAGCTTCGGCGGAGGCGGAAACGCTTTTCTCCTCGTCCTCGGCAGCGGCACCGGCATCCACAGTGCCGACTTTCTTAACAACTCCGTCAACACTGCCCTTTTCAACTCCAACGTGACCCTGGTCAGCGGAGGCACCACCACCCAAACCGCTGCGTTCGCCGGCACTGGCAACTGGACCATTGCCGGCCCCGTGACCAACAACATCGCCATCACCAAAAGCGGCACCGGCACCCTTGAACTCAACGGCACCAACAACTACAGCGGCCTCACCACCATTACCGGCGGCACCCTGAAAGCCGGAAGCTCCAGCGCCCTCGGCTCCACCGCAGCGGGCACCATTATCGAAGCCAACGGCACCCTCGACATCAACGGCCAAAATCTTCAGGGGGAAGCCATCACTGTGGCGGGCACCATCACCAACACCGGGGCCACCCAAAGCAACGCCTTGCGCAATGTTACCCTGTCCGGCAACGCCACCCTCACCGGCACCAGTCGCTGGGACATTCGTGGTGGCGGCGGCACGCTAAACCTCGCCGGATTCACTGCCGAAAAAACCGGCATCAACACCGTTGCCATCGTCGACAGTGCCATTTCCGCAGGCAACATCACCATTACCGCCGGCACGCTCAGCCTCACCCGCTCCACGTGGACCAGCGGCCTGCTCACCGTCAACAGCACTGGCATCGCTTTGTTCGAAAACAACTCCACCGGCACCTATTCCATGAACGTCGCCCTGTCTGGCGGCACCATGCGCACCATCGGAAGCAATACCGTTCTCAGCGGCCCCATCGCCCTCACCGGCACCAACACGGTCGCCGTGGCCACCGGCATCGTTCAAACCCTCTCCGGCCCCGTCAGCGGAGCCGGTGCGATTACTAAAACTGAGGCAGGCACCCTCGTCCTCTCCGGCACCAACAGTCACTCCGGCGGCACCATCATCGGCCCCGGCACCAACGGCATCCTGCGCGTCACCAACACCGCTGGTCTCGGCACCGGAGCCGTCACCGTCAATGGCGGCATCCTCGAACTTCTCAACAACGGCGCAGGCAACAATGGCACCATCACCCACACCAACAACGTCATCATCAACAGCGGCAACAACTCCACCATCCACGTCGGCAATAACGGAGCCAACACCGGCAACACCATCGTCATCGGCAACACCAGCTTCAATCTTGGCAACAGCACCCTCAATGTCACCGGTGCCAACGACTACCAACTGCGCATCAACGCGCTGCTCACCGGCGGCGGCAGCGCAGGCACCGCCGTGCTGAACCCCACCACGGCGAACATCATCGTCGGCAATTACACCAACGGATCTGTCGCCCGCACCCTGCAACTTGGCGGCACCAGCACTGGCAACATCATCCAGGGCAACATGGCCAACGGCGGTGGAACTGGCGTCGTGACCATCCACAAAACCGACAACAGCACTTGGTCGTTGAACGGTAACAACACCTTCAGCGGCGGCACCAGCATCACCGCCGGGACGCTGCTTGCCAATAACACCGGCTCCACTTCCGCCACCGGCACCGGAGCCATCACGCTCGCCTCGGGTGCCATCCTAGGCGGCAGCGGCAGAGTCGCCCCCACAGGCACCAACGGCATTTCCATTCAGGGCACCATCTCCCCCGGCACTCCGGGCGTGCTTGACGGCATTGGCACCTTTACGCTTGCCCCCGCCACCGGCAACGCCACCTTCGCCGCCACCGGTGCCGTCATCTTCCAACTCAAATCCAACGGCACCAACGGACTCGACATCACTCTCGACAGCCTTGGCAACATTGCCACCCTCGGCGGCACTTACAACGGGACTGGTGCCGACCGTCTCATCTTCGACGCCACCGGCACGGGTCTGCTCGACCTCACCGGTGCTTCTGACGGCAGCTTCAATGTCGTCTTCGCCTCCGGCTACACCCCCATGCTGGGCGACGCCTTTGATCTCCTCGATTGGGACAACGCCCTCGGCATCGACACCCGCCTGCTCAATCTGCAAAGCCTCACTGGTTATGATCCCACTTGGGTATGGGACGATTCAAGATTCGTCAGCGACGGCGTGATTGCCATCACCACCGTGGTCCCTGAACCCGGCCGTGCGATGCTCTTGATCGCCGGACTCGCCGCCCTGATCACCCGTCGTCGCCGACAAGTCGCGCCGCTTCAGTTTCACTCGGCCGCCTGA
- a CDS encoding phosphoenolpyruvate hydrolase family protein — protein MPNPWTGKGNPYTREEVRERLQATINKGNAIIAAGAGTGISAKFIEKGGADLIIIYNSGRFRMMGHGSTCGLMAYGDANAIAMEIGEYEVLPVVEEVPVICGVHATDPRRRMWHWLGKVKEMGFSGVNNFPTHTIVDGHFRGVLEETGMSVKKEYEMVAIARKMDLFSVVYVATPEEAVEMAKAGADAIIAHVGTTVGGSVGVKSAVVSWEHTLKRTQEIIDAASQVRKDIFFLCHGGPINTPSDAERVIKNTDAVGFVGASSLERMGVEDSLTNLTKEFKALKL, from the coding sequence ATGCCGAATCCCTGGACTGGAAAAGGAAACCCTTACACTCGTGAGGAAGTGCGTGAGCGGTTGCAAGCGACGATCAACAAGGGCAATGCGATCATTGCGGCAGGGGCGGGGACGGGGATCAGCGCGAAATTCATTGAGAAGGGCGGGGCGGATTTGATTATCATTTATAACAGTGGTCGGTTTCGCATGATGGGGCATGGCTCGACCTGTGGATTGATGGCGTATGGGGATGCGAACGCGATCGCAATGGAGATTGGAGAGTATGAGGTGCTTCCGGTGGTGGAAGAGGTGCCGGTGATTTGCGGGGTGCATGCGACGGACCCGCGCCGGCGCATGTGGCATTGGCTTGGCAAAGTGAAGGAAATGGGGTTTTCAGGGGTGAACAATTTCCCGACACACACGATTGTCGACGGGCATTTTCGCGGGGTGTTGGAGGAGACGGGAATGAGTGTGAAGAAGGAGTATGAGATGGTCGCCATCGCGCGGAAGATGGATCTTTTTAGCGTGGTGTATGTGGCGACGCCGGAGGAGGCGGTGGAGATGGCGAAGGCTGGGGCGGATGCGATCATTGCGCATGTCGGCACGACGGTAGGTGGCAGTGTGGGGGTGAAGAGTGCGGTGGTGAGTTGGGAGCATACGTTGAAGCGCACGCAGGAGATCATTGATGCGGCGAGCCAGGTGCGGAAGGATATCTTTTTCCTTTGTCATGGGGGGCCCATCAACACGCCGTCGGATGCGGAGCGGGTGATCAAAAACACGGATGCGGTCGGTTTTGTAGGAGCGAGTTCGCTGGAGCGGATGGGGGTTGAGGATTCGCTCACCAACTTGACCAAAGAGTTCAAAGCTCTGAAACTCTAA
- a CDS encoding cupin domain-containing protein: MSTENRFFVQVGDASREINPWTHNEWLCSPDLVDAEKLLLVRANLAPMHCHPFHLHPHREEIIYVLYGRAEQWVGDEVRILSAGEMAHVPPGTVHATYNPHQEPLVFLAILSPAKLPDDLAKEVDPLDVSSEETWSSLRDGRPPCKTLA, from the coding sequence ATGAGCACTGAGAATCGATTTTTCGTTCAGGTCGGAGATGCATCACGGGAGATCAATCCATGGACACACAACGAGTGGTTGTGTAGTCCTGACCTGGTGGATGCGGAGAAGTTGCTGTTGGTGCGCGCCAATTTGGCTCCGATGCATTGTCATCCTTTTCATCTGCATCCGCATCGGGAGGAAATCATTTATGTCTTGTATGGTCGCGCGGAGCAGTGGGTGGGGGACGAAGTTCGGATTTTAAGTGCGGGGGAGATGGCGCATGTTCCTCCCGGGACGGTGCATGCGACTTACAATCCGCATCAGGAACCACTGGTGTTTCTTGCCATCCTGTCGCCCGCGAAGTTGCCGGACGATTTGGCGAAGGAGGTTGATCCTCTTGATGTGTCTTCTGAAGAAACTTGGTCGTCATTGCGAGATGGACGGCCTCCCTGCAAAACCCTGGCCTAG
- a CDS encoding type II toxin-antitoxin system HipA family toxin: MSTIAEVRLWDTTVGAVSLGDDGGVAAFQYDRDFLRSGMEVSPVMMPLSERVFTFPGLARGTFNGLPGLLADALPDKFGNALIDAWLATQGRTSGSFNAVERLCYTGVRGMGALEFAPTVGPRLKQARKIEIDALVRLASEVLRERGGLKGTFAGKGRKEALNDILRVGTSAGGARAKAVIAWNPRTNEVRSGQVVAGEGFGYWLLKFDGVSGNRDKELDDPQGFGAIEYAYALMAQEAGVVMSECRLLEEGGRRHFMTRRFDRLDGGEKLHMQSLCGLAHYDFNEPGVYGYEQVLGLIRQLGMGMEAVEQQFRRMVFNVVARNQDDHVKNIAFLMNKAGRWSLSPAFDVSYSYNPDGAWTARHQMTLNGKRDEFVLEDFRACGKAAMLKRGRAERILEEVREAVMRWPEFAAKAGVSERGMEGIGKALRMEF; this comes from the coding sequence ATGAGCACGATTGCCGAGGTGCGGCTTTGGGATACGACGGTGGGAGCGGTGTCGTTGGGGGATGATGGCGGGGTGGCGGCGTTTCAGTATGATCGGGATTTTTTGAGGAGTGGGATGGAGGTGTCGCCGGTGATGATGCCGTTGAGTGAGCGGGTGTTTACGTTTCCGGGGTTGGCGCGGGGAACGTTTAATGGGTTGCCAGGTTTGCTGGCGGATGCGTTGCCGGACAAGTTTGGCAATGCGTTGATTGATGCATGGCTGGCGACGCAGGGTCGGACGTCGGGGAGTTTTAATGCGGTGGAGCGGTTGTGTTACACGGGGGTGCGGGGGATGGGGGCGTTGGAGTTTGCGCCGACGGTGGGGCCGAGATTAAAACAGGCGAGGAAGATTGAGATTGATGCGCTGGTGCGGCTGGCTTCGGAGGTGCTGAGGGAGCGGGGTGGGCTGAAAGGGACGTTTGCGGGGAAGGGTAGGAAGGAGGCGCTGAATGATATTTTGCGGGTTGGAACTTCGGCGGGTGGGGCGCGGGCGAAGGCGGTGATTGCGTGGAATCCGCGCACAAATGAGGTGAGGTCGGGTCAGGTGGTGGCGGGTGAGGGGTTTGGGTATTGGTTGTTGAAGTTTGACGGGGTGTCGGGGAATCGGGACAAGGAGTTGGATGATCCGCAGGGGTTTGGGGCGATCGAGTATGCGTATGCGTTGATGGCGCAGGAGGCGGGGGTGGTGATGAGTGAGTGCCGGTTGTTGGAGGAGGGGGGCCGGAGGCATTTTATGACGCGTCGGTTTGACCGGCTGGATGGCGGGGAGAAGTTGCACATGCAGTCGTTGTGCGGGCTGGCGCATTATGATTTTAATGAGCCGGGCGTATATGGGTATGAGCAGGTGTTGGGATTGATCCGGCAATTGGGGATGGGAATGGAGGCGGTGGAGCAGCAGTTCCGGCGCATGGTGTTTAATGTGGTGGCGCGGAACCAGGATGATCATGTGAAGAACATCGCGTTTTTGATGAACAAGGCGGGGCGGTGGTCGTTGTCGCCGGCGTTTGATGTGAGTTACAGTTACAATCCGGATGGGGCGTGGACGGCGCGGCATCAGATGACTTTGAATGGTAAGCGTGACGAGTTTGTGCTGGAGGATTTTCGCGCGTGTGGGAAAGCGGCGATGTTAAAGCGGGGGCGTGCAGAAAGGATTTTGGAAGAGGTGCGCGAGGCGGTGATGAGGTGGCCGGAGTTTGCGGCGAAGGCGGGGGTCTCGGAGCGGGGGATGGAGGGAATTGGGAAGGCGTTGAGGATGGAGTTTTGA
- a CDS encoding helix-turn-helix domain-containing protein: MIVNQMADEPLLQELGARLMAVRLGRNLTQAQLAREAGVSKRTLERLEAGEVAVQLTGLIRVLRVLDLLEGLNQLVPEPVASPMEELKLRGRRRKRATGTRGGVGGGLAEEAAEYRVWKWGDER; encoded by the coding sequence ATGATTGTAAATCAGATGGCGGATGAGCCCTTGTTACAGGAACTGGGGGCGAGGTTGATGGCGGTGAGGTTGGGGAGGAATTTGACTCAGGCGCAGTTGGCGAGGGAGGCGGGGGTGTCGAAGCGGACGTTGGAGAGGTTGGAGGCGGGGGAGGTGGCGGTGCAGTTGACGGGGTTGATCCGGGTGTTGCGGGTGTTGGATTTGTTGGAGGGGTTGAATCAGTTGGTGCCGGAGCCGGTGGCGAGTCCAATGGAGGAGTTGAAGTTGCGTGGTCGGCGACGGAAGCGGGCGACGGGGACGCGGGGTGGTGTTGGGGGTGGGTTGGCGGAGGAGGCGGCGGAATACCGGGTGTGGAAGTGGGGGGATGAGCGATGA
- a CDS encoding PVC-type heme-binding CxxCH protein — MKFLFALVVGLSWLLASSSYAADPLRVYIRSGPKSHGPGQHDYPQFLKDWVPLLNERGAQASGANEFPTREQLEKTDVLILHAQEAGNINLGEERKNLLEFVNRGGGIVVIHAGIVARDHEWFKGIVGGSWKHGQTKWLEGPMSLYFTDRENPITKECSNFDLDDEIYYDMDLLPEVNILAAAYTPKASGARNADALKKAEKSTEGGKRVSIYDIQPQMWTYEKDNYRAFVSIPGHLYENFSHNSIRTMLLRGIAWAGKRENVDELCKAEELADALRYPEGGPTRPELAAMKIEVHPEFDLSLVAAEPLINKAMNIDWDEKGRMWVAETPEYPNGLRKANTEEWKESGSVKPGEYERDPIDCISILTDTNGDGVMDKKKVFADKLELVTSFVLYKNGVIACAAPDIWFLEDTDGDEVADKRTKLYTGLGTADTHAVMNNLRWGQDGWIYATHGYSAGDVIALGAGANTEPVRISSGVVRFRPDGTAIEAFSSKGGNTWGLCMTWDGECFWTQPTSGTVFFHTVLPEYLLAKGKVPGANGWKGMITAQKSYPLLQWEQQAYVQIDQVGAFTAAAGCAIYEGGAWPDKWNYSYFTGEPTINLVHHQFVKKDGVSYRTEKEAGREETEFMRSGDLWFRPIETRIGPDGALYVIDFYNQAVIHNDTRGPLHGPANAAVRPDRDHYFGRIWKVQHKEAKKVEVPVLEKGGMDGLMKVLLESPNAHQKMNAMRLLAESPDFLVTMAKSSVEDDRKRASLFMMNASFDGKASQVDGYEFNRQEFLKLDEKQQGEIVQALLRADIGNASPMDAVFLGSYTSAAEVRSALLKVYEEATEDWTRSAVLIAARADGPLFIEDAMKREPSAAMDHLVDLLTPLLLEEADESRVRELLAAVAQGPVDAEGLQMVVMRHLAKGNLMKLKMDEALVKSFETMLSRPRLASVALPLIARLDVDGRLKEAIDGQTVVLSGRLQDESVGVGDRLFAAQAMIGLGDKSLLKVVMEVLLNPDSPEDLQRGMVSALSEGGGMMELAEGYGALSPALKAVAFDEILKRPEATMAWLNAVEEEKVKALEIGPGNVARLRTHPNREVALRASKLMDKLNPGAKAKGEIVARLLPEVVKPGNVENGKVMFAAACAVCHKFGDVGLRDVGPPLTGMGAHGAAELLTHVVDPNREVDPSFWQWNISTKKGESYAGIIVSENAASVTLRHQGGDVEIRKVDIASRENTHRSLMPEGLDALGAEVLRDILAFMTAGDAKFRVVDLREAYTADARRGLFAKEEATNDSVFPVKYGNIEVEGIPFFLMDPAKSGNGLNLVVLKGGWEKAVAQGYPQRVELGLNVAAKRLHLLSGIAGWGWPATKDQRGAMKVSVIHADGQVEVTELLNGVAFADYNREIEVPGSKLVEGVVKRGQLRLISLEVKKPGPITKVVLESYDNGVTPVVLAVTADLEGSAGFVVDQGKPAAVVPAVKVEEGPKEGGKGDGPLVSAGEAAWEQGKSKVLVIGGGSSHDFAKYFGTTDVETLKAGGFSVVYTEDRDQAVAELANADVAVISVNRRFFDTPAYRKALMDFAEAGKGIVMLHPGTWYAYPEWPELNAQIVGGGSRGHDKLGEFTVKVVNKDHAVMRGMPESFKVVDELYYVNAEGVPEGTVGIEVLAETSPSEKYGKPHPSVWLAKHPKARVVNIALGHDGRVHDLEAFKVLLKNAVGHAGGK; from the coding sequence ATGAAATTCCTTTTTGCTTTGGTTGTTGGTCTGTCGTGGTTGCTGGCTTCGTCGAGTTATGCGGCTGATCCGTTGCGGGTTTATATTCGCTCCGGTCCGAAGTCACACGGTCCGGGTCAGCATGATTATCCGCAGTTTCTAAAAGACTGGGTGCCTTTGTTGAATGAACGCGGGGCGCAGGCGAGCGGAGCGAATGAGTTTCCAACTCGTGAACAATTGGAGAAGACGGATGTGTTGATTCTGCATGCTCAAGAGGCGGGGAATATTAACTTGGGCGAAGAGCGCAAAAATTTGCTAGAGTTTGTCAATCGCGGTGGTGGGATCGTGGTGATCCATGCGGGAATTGTGGCGAGGGATCACGAGTGGTTCAAGGGAATCGTTGGAGGTTCGTGGAAACATGGGCAGACGAAGTGGCTGGAAGGTCCGATGTCGCTTTACTTTACTGATAGGGAGAACCCCATCACCAAAGAATGTTCCAACTTCGATTTGGATGATGAAATTTATTATGACATGGACCTTCTACCGGAGGTGAACATTCTTGCGGCGGCTTACACTCCCAAAGCTTCGGGAGCGCGGAATGCGGATGCGCTGAAGAAAGCGGAGAAATCAACGGAAGGTGGCAAGCGGGTGAGCATTTATGATATTCAGCCGCAGATGTGGACTTATGAAAAAGACAACTACCGGGCATTTGTTTCCATTCCCGGCCACTTGTATGAAAATTTTTCACACAATTCAATTCGCACGATGTTGTTGCGCGGCATTGCCTGGGCGGGGAAACGGGAGAATGTGGATGAGTTGTGCAAAGCGGAGGAACTGGCCGATGCGTTGAGATATCCAGAAGGTGGTCCGACTCGGCCTGAGCTGGCGGCGATGAAGATTGAGGTGCATCCAGAGTTTGACCTGTCGCTGGTGGCGGCGGAGCCTTTGATCAACAAGGCGATGAATATTGATTGGGATGAAAAGGGGCGGATGTGGGTGGCGGAGACGCCGGAGTATCCGAATGGATTAAGGAAGGCGAATACCGAGGAGTGGAAGGAATCGGGTTCGGTGAAGCCGGGGGAATATGAGCGTGATCCGATTGATTGTATCAGCATCCTGACGGACACGAACGGGGATGGGGTGATGGACAAGAAGAAAGTGTTTGCAGACAAGTTGGAGTTGGTGACGAGTTTTGTTTTGTATAAGAACGGGGTCATTGCGTGTGCGGCACCGGACATCTGGTTTCTGGAAGATACGGATGGGGATGAGGTGGCGGACAAGCGCACGAAACTCTACACGGGGCTTGGGACGGCAGATACGCATGCGGTGATGAACAATCTGCGTTGGGGGCAGGATGGCTGGATTTATGCAACGCATGGTTACAGCGCAGGGGATGTGATCGCGCTCGGAGCGGGGGCAAATACTGAGCCGGTGAGGATCAGTTCAGGGGTGGTGAGGTTTCGGCCTGATGGAACGGCGATAGAGGCGTTTTCCAGCAAGGGAGGCAATACTTGGGGATTGTGCATGACGTGGGATGGGGAGTGTTTCTGGACCCAGCCGACGAGTGGCACGGTGTTTTTTCATACGGTGCTACCAGAGTATTTGCTGGCCAAGGGCAAGGTGCCGGGAGCGAATGGTTGGAAGGGGATGATCACCGCGCAAAAGAGTTATCCGCTGTTGCAATGGGAGCAGCAGGCTTATGTGCAGATTGACCAGGTAGGAGCGTTTACGGCGGCGGCGGGTTGTGCGATTTATGAAGGTGGGGCGTGGCCAGACAAGTGGAATTACAGTTATTTTACCGGGGAACCGACGATTAACTTGGTGCATCATCAGTTTGTGAAAAAGGATGGGGTGAGTTATCGCACTGAGAAAGAGGCAGGGCGTGAGGAAACGGAGTTTATGCGCTCCGGTGACTTGTGGTTCAGACCGATTGAGACGCGCATTGGTCCGGACGGGGCGCTATATGTGATTGACTTTTACAATCAGGCGGTCATTCACAATGATACGCGGGGGCCGTTGCATGGTCCGGCGAATGCGGCGGTGCGGCCGGATCGGGATCATTATTTTGGCCGGATTTGGAAAGTGCAGCACAAGGAGGCGAAGAAGGTGGAGGTGCCGGTGCTCGAGAAGGGGGGCATGGATGGGTTGATGAAAGTGCTTTTGGAGTCGCCCAATGCGCATCAGAAGATGAACGCGATGCGGTTATTGGCGGAGTCGCCTGATTTTCTGGTGACGATGGCGAAGTCTTCTGTGGAGGATGACAGGAAGAGGGCGTCGCTGTTCATGATGAATGCAAGTTTCGATGGGAAAGCGTCTCAGGTAGATGGGTATGAGTTCAACCGGCAGGAGTTTTTGAAGTTAGACGAAAAGCAGCAGGGGGAAATCGTGCAGGCCCTTCTCAGGGCAGACATTGGCAACGCGTCGCCAATGGATGCGGTTTTTCTTGGGAGTTATACCAGCGCTGCCGAGGTGAGGTCGGCGTTGCTGAAGGTTTATGAAGAGGCGACGGAAGATTGGACGCGTTCGGCCGTGTTGATCGCGGCGAGGGCGGACGGGCCATTGTTTATTGAGGATGCGATGAAGCGTGAGCCTTCGGCGGCGATGGATCATTTGGTGGATTTGTTGACGCCGTTGTTGCTGGAAGAGGCGGACGAAAGCCGGGTTCGGGAGTTGCTCGCGGCGGTGGCGCAGGGACCGGTGGATGCGGAAGGACTGCAAATGGTGGTGATGCGCCATCTGGCCAAGGGGAACTTGATGAAGCTGAAAATGGATGAGGCGCTGGTGAAATCGTTTGAGACGATGTTGTCGCGACCCAGGCTGGCATCGGTGGCGCTGCCGTTGATTGCGCGGTTGGATGTGGATGGCCGGCTGAAAGAGGCCATTGATGGTCAGACGGTGGTGCTTTCGGGCAGGCTTCAGGATGAGTCGGTGGGAGTCGGGGATCGTTTGTTTGCAGCGCAGGCGATGATTGGATTGGGTGACAAGTCTTTGTTGAAAGTGGTGATGGAAGTGTTGTTGAATCCAGACAGCCCGGAAGATTTGCAGAGAGGCATGGTGAGTGCGCTAAGTGAAGGTGGTGGAATGATGGAATTGGCAGAAGGGTATGGTGCCTTGAGTCCGGCTTTGAAGGCAGTGGCGTTTGATGAGATTTTGAAGCGTCCTGAAGCGACCATGGCATGGTTGAATGCGGTCGAAGAGGAAAAGGTGAAGGCGTTGGAAATCGGACCGGGGAATGTGGCGAGGTTGCGGACGCATCCGAATCGTGAAGTGGCGTTGCGGGCGAGCAAGCTGATGGACAAGTTGAATCCGGGGGCGAAGGCGAAGGGGGAGATCGTGGCGAGGTTGTTGCCGGAGGTGGTGAAGCCGGGAAATGTGGAGAATGGCAAGGTGATGTTTGCGGCGGCTTGTGCGGTTTGTCACAAGTTCGGCGACGTAGGATTGCGTGATGTGGGGCCGCCGTTGACGGGGATGGGGGCACATGGAGCGGCGGAGTTGCTGACGCATGTGGTGGATCCGAATCGTGAAGTGGATCCGAGTTTCTGGCAGTGGAACATCAGCACGAAGAAGGGGGAGAGTTATGCGGGAATTATTGTGAGTGAGAATGCGGCGAGCGTGACGTTGCGGCATCAGGGTGGTGATGTGGAGATTCGGAAGGTGGACATTGCATCTCGTGAGAACACGCACCGGTCATTGATGCCGGAAGGATTAGATGCGTTGGGGGCGGAGGTGTTGCGTGATATCCTGGCGTTCATGACGGCGGGGGATGCGAAGTTCCGGGTGGTGGATTTGAGGGAGGCTTATACGGCGGATGCGCGGCGGGGTTTGTTTGCGAAGGAGGAGGCGACGAATGACTCCGTGTTTCCGGTGAAGTATGGGAATATCGAGGTTGAGGGGATTCCGTTTTTCTTAATGGATCCGGCGAAGAGTGGGAATGGGTTAAATTTGGTGGTGTTAAAAGGTGGTTGGGAGAAGGCGGTGGCGCAGGGGTATCCGCAGCGGGTGGAGCTGGGCTTGAACGTGGCGGCGAAGCGGTTGCATTTGTTGAGTGGCATTGCGGGTTGGGGCTGGCCAGCCACAAAGGATCAACGTGGCGCGATGAAGGTGTCAGTGATCCATGCGGATGGTCAGGTGGAGGTGACGGAGTTGCTGAACGGCGTGGCGTTTGCGGATTACAACAGGGAGATTGAAGTGCCGGGTTCGAAGTTGGTGGAGGGCGTGGTGAAGCGGGGTCAGTTGCGGCTAATTTCGCTGGAGGTGAAAAAGCCCGGTCCGATCACGAAGGTGGTTTTGGAAAGTTATGACAACGGGGTGACGCCGGTGGTGCTCGCGGTGACGGCGGATTTGGAGGGGAGCGCGGGGTTTGTGGTAGATCAGGGCAAGCCGGCGGCGGTGGTTCCTGCGGTAAAGGTCGAGGAGGGGCCGAAGGAGGGGGGCAAGGGGGATGGACCGTTGGTGTCGGCGGGTGAGGCGGCTTGGGAGCAGGGCAAGTCGAAGGTGCTGGTGATTGGCGGGGGGAGTTCGCATGATTTTGCGAAGTATTTCGGGACAACGGATGTGGAGACCTTGAAAGCGGGTGGTTTTTCGGTGGTGTATACGGAAGACCGGGATCAGGCGGTGGCCGAGCTGGCGAATGCGGATGTGGCGGTGATCAGTGTGAACCGTCGCTTTTTTGACACGCCTGCTTATCGGAAGGCGTTGATGGATTTTGCCGAGGCGGGCAAGGGGATCGTGATGTTGCATCCGGGGACGTGGTATGCGTATCCGGAATGGCCGGAATTGAATGCGCAGATTGTGGGCGGAGGGTCACGCGGGCATGACAAGCTGGGCGAGTTTACGGTGAAGGTGGTGAACAAGGATCATGCGGTAATGAGGGGCATGCCGGAGTCGTTCAAGGTGGTGGACGAGTTGTATTATGTGAATGCGGAAGGGGTGCCAGAGGGAACGGTGGGGATTGAGGTGCTGGCGGAGACGAGTCCCAGTGAGAAATATGGCAAACCGCATCCGAGTGTGTGGTTGGCAAAACATCCGAAGGCAAGGGTGGTGAACATTGCGCTGGGGCATGATGGGCGGGTGCATGATTTGGAAGCGTTTAAGGTGCTTTTGAAGAATGCGGTGGGGCATGCAGGAGGAAAATAG